The Arachis duranensis cultivar V14167 chromosome 2, aradu.V14167.gnm2.J7QH, whole genome shotgun sequence genome has a window encoding:
- the LOC107474532 gene encoding uncharacterized protein LOC107474532 → MACAGDKRVRDVDDKPNYIVRITSSDEDDDDDYDSIEYVSSPRKPTEEEIFDYYRQAFSSKGFDVPETGCLLAGGIGPYRIIDETREQRVTGMAKQALQVYNGENNARFEFDHLVKANSQAVAGLMFYITFMARSGDNASQTFYATVWKKICNQGTEVQSCVMETEQEACTSQV, encoded by the exons ATGGCTTGTGCTGGAGATAAAAGAGTTAGGGATGTGGACGATAAACCGAATTACATTGTGAGAATAACTTCCtctgatgaagatgatgacgaCGATTACGATTCGATTGAATACGTTTCCTCTCCTAGGAAGCCGACTGAGGAAGAAATTTTTGACTATTACAGACAGGCCTTCAGCAGTAAG GGATTCGATGTTCCAGAGACTGGATGCTTATTAGCTGGCGGAATTGGACCCTATCGGATAATAGATGAGACACGTGAGCAACGTGTGACCGGCATGGCTAAGCAAGCTTTGCAAGTCTATAATGGCGAAAAT AATGCGCGTTTTGAGTTTGATCACCTTGTCAAGGCTAATAGCCAAGCTGTTGCTGGCCTTATGTTTTACATTACTTTTATGGCACGCTCGGGAGATAATGCGTCTCAAACCTTTTATGCCACAGTGTGGAAAAAAATATGTAATCAGGGAACAGAAGTCCAGAGTTGTGTGATGGAAACTGAGCAG GAAGCTTGTACTTCTCAGGTGTAA